A part of Olleya sp. Bg11-27 genomic DNA contains:
- a CDS encoding SPFH domain-containing protein codes for MLDPVLIVVIVLGLIILISSIFTVKQQTAAIVERFGKFQSIRQSGLQFKVPIVDKISGRLSLKIQQLDVIVETKTKDDVFVRLKVSVQYKVIKAKVEDAYYKLDYPHDQITSYVFDVVRAEVPKMILDDVFLRKDDVAIAVKSELNEAMQDYGYDIIKTLVTDIDPDAQVKEAMNRINAADREKTAAQYEGDAQRILIVEKAKAEAESKRLQGQGIADQRREIARGLEESVEVLNKVGINSQEASALIVVTQHYDTLQAIGQHTNSNLILMPNSPQAGSQMLNDMVASFSASNEIGEAMKEAKLNKRNE; via the coding sequence ATGCTAGATCCAGTATTAATTGTAGTCATAGTCCTAGGACTTATCATTTTAATTTCATCCATATTTACCGTCAAACAGCAAACTGCTGCTATTGTAGAGCGCTTTGGTAAATTTCAAAGTATTAGACAATCCGGATTACAATTTAAAGTCCCTATAGTCGATAAAATCTCTGGACGTTTGAGTTTAAAAATTCAACAATTAGATGTTATTGTTGAAACTAAAACTAAAGATGATGTATTTGTACGTCTTAAAGTATCTGTACAATACAAAGTAATAAAAGCTAAAGTAGAAGATGCTTATTACAAATTAGATTATCCACACGACCAAATTACATCATATGTCTTTGATGTTGTCCGTGCAGAAGTGCCTAAAATGATTCTTGATGATGTCTTTTTACGTAAAGATGATGTTGCGATTGCAGTAAAATCTGAACTTAACGAAGCGATGCAAGATTACGGTTATGATATCATCAAAACCTTAGTAACAGATATCGATCCAGATGCACAAGTAAAAGAAGCAATGAACCGTATTAATGCTGCAGATAGAGAAAAAACTGCCGCGCAATATGAAGGAGATGCACAACGTATATTAATCGTTGAAAAAGCAAAAGCTGAGGCAGAAAGTAAACGTTTGCAAGGTCAAGGTATTGCTGATCAAAGACGCGAGATTGCTAGAGGTCTTGAAGAGTCTGTAGAAGTCTTAAATAAGGTTGGTATAAACAGTCAAGAAGCGTCTGCTTTAATAGTTGTTACACAACATTACGATACGTTACAAGCTATTGGACAACATACTAATAGTAATTTAATTTTAATGCCAAACTCTCCACAAGCAGGTAGCCAGATGTTAAATGACATGGTTGCTAGTTTTTCAGCAAGTAATGAAATTGGTGAAGCGATGAAAGAAGCAAAATTAAATAAGAGAAACGAATAG
- the gltX gene encoding glutamate--tRNA ligase, protein MSKQVRVRFAPSPTGPLHIGGVRTALFNYLFAKKHNGTFVLRIEDTDQNRYVEGAEQYIVDALNWCNIPFDEGPGKNEKFGPYRQSERKDLYKQYAEQLIASGNAYYAFDTSEELDYHRTDHESKGKTFIYNWHNRLKLSNSLSLSTDEVSAKLTAGDDFVIRFKSPQDETLRLKDIIRGDIKIDTNVLDDKVLFKSDGMPTYHLANIVDDHLMEITHVIRGEEWLPSLALHYQLYKAFGWDQPEFAHLPLILKPTGKGKLSKRDGDKLGFPVFPLEWNPEFGDTAKGYKEEGYFADAVINFLAFLGWNPGTEQEMFTLEQLVAAFDLDRVNKAGARFDPDKIKWFNHHYMQEQSNEDLAEAFQKNRSELTAIDINYIALVVGLVKERASFVNDFWDLSSYFFVAPKSYDEKASKKAFKEDTKSIMTDVLAVVSNITDFEVETLQKEVKGWITAKDIGFGKVMMPLRLALVGALQGPDVFDIMFMIGKNESITRLEKLIETL, encoded by the coding sequence ATGTCAAAACAAGTCAGAGTGCGTTTTGCACCAAGTCCAACTGGACCTTTACATATTGGAGGCGTACGTACAGCGCTTTTTAACTATCTATTTGCAAAAAAGCATAACGGTACTTTTGTATTACGTATTGAAGATACAGACCAAAACCGTTACGTTGAAGGTGCAGAACAATATATAGTAGATGCCCTAAATTGGTGTAATATTCCTTTTGATGAAGGCCCAGGTAAAAATGAAAAATTTGGACCCTACAGGCAAAGCGAACGTAAAGACTTATACAAACAATATGCAGAGCAATTAATAGCTAGCGGCAATGCTTACTACGCTTTTGACACGTCTGAAGAGCTAGATTATCACAGAACAGATCATGAATCTAAAGGCAAAACGTTTATTTACAATTGGCATAACCGATTAAAATTAAGCAATTCTTTATCACTTAGTACAGACGAGGTTAGTGCTAAATTAACGGCAGGCGATGATTTTGTGATTAGATTTAAAAGTCCACAAGACGAAACATTACGCTTAAAAGATATTATACGTGGTGATATAAAAATTGATACTAACGTCTTAGATGACAAAGTGTTATTTAAGTCGGATGGTATGCCAACCTATCACTTAGCTAATATTGTTGATGACCATTTAATGGAAATCACTCATGTTATCCGTGGAGAAGAATGGTTACCTAGCTTAGCTTTACACTATCAATTATACAAGGCTTTTGGTTGGGATCAACCCGAATTTGCACATCTACCATTAATTTTAAAACCAACAGGTAAAGGAAAATTAAGTAAACGTGATGGTGATAAATTAGGCTTCCCAGTGTTTCCATTAGAATGGAATCCTGAGTTTGGAGATACTGCAAAAGGTTATAAAGAGGAAGGTTATTTTGCAGATGCAGTCATTAACTTTTTAGCCTTTCTAGGATGGAATCCAGGGACAGAACAAGAGATGTTTACCTTAGAGCAATTAGTTGCTGCTTTTGATTTAGACCGCGTTAATAAGGCAGGAGCACGTTTTGATCCAGATAAAATTAAATGGTTTAATCACCATTATATGCAAGAGCAGTCTAATGAAGATTTAGCAGAAGCATTCCAAAAAAATCGTAGTGAATTAACAGCAATAGATATTAATTACATTGCTTTAGTTGTAGGCTTAGTTAAAGAACGTGCCTCTTTTGTAAATGATTTCTGGGATTTAAGTAGTTACTTTTTTGTAGCTCCAAAAAGTTATGACGAAAAAGCCTCTAAAAAGGCATTTAAAGAAGATACTAAGTCCATAATGACTGATGTATTAGCAGTAGTTTCTAACATTACAGATTTTGAAGTAGAAACGCTTCAAAAAGAAGTAAAAGGTTGGATAACCGCTAAAGACATTGGCTTTGGAAAGGTTATGATGCCTTTACGTTTAGCATTAGTTGGTGCCTTACAAGGACCTGACGTTTTTGATATCATGTTTATGATTGGAAAAAATGAAAGTATAACACGTCTCGAAAAACTTATCGAAACGTTATAA
- a CDS encoding DUF4175 family protein encodes MNNFNNIQSKLEQFIRKYYTNELIKGVILFFSIGLLYFLFTLLIEHFLWLNSSARTLLFWLFVAVELALFVKFIVFPLAKLFKLQKGIGYKEASTIIGNHFPEVSDKLLNVLQLKEEANTSELLLASIDQKSKALDPIPFKLAVNFKQNIKYLKYAAIPVVILIISAISGKMNWFSDSYERVVNYQTAYEAPAPFTFFVLNEDLQTTENKEFRLLVTTEGDVIPEEAQITFNNETYFLQQRETGSFEYVFEQPSQEITFTLAANGVTSKPYTLKVVEVPTLLSFNMVLNYPGYTNKRDEILKGIGNATVPQGTKVTWELKTRATNRVDLISLDTIAFVGSKMGVFSATKPIFNNFDYNISTSNKALKNYENLSYNIQVIKDQYPELTLVSKMDSLDKQSLYFKGQVSDDYGLSKLQLVYYPSGNEAEKKVMTIPVAKANFDQFIIAFPNTLVIEEGLSYDLFFQVFDNDAVSKNKSTKSEVFTYRKRTQDEEEQKQLQEQSETIQNLNKSLETFDKQQKELQELSKTQKEKSELNFNDKKKFENFLKRQKEQDQMMKQFNKKLKDNLEEFQKDKEENDAFKEDLKERLKDNEEQLKKHEKLLKELEELREKFSKEKFSKKLDNLAKKAKSQKRSLEQLVELTKRYYVTKKMEKIGDDLDKLAKEQDKLANSKTEENTKDKQDDINKKFEALQEQLKQLEKDNNDLKKPMDVPRNENNEENIKSEQQDASEDLKSKEESQDQKEKKQKQESAKKKQKSAAQKMKKMSMSMQMQMSGAAQDQLEEDIAMLRQILDNLVVFSMDQESLMNKFKGIEINHNEYATYLKKQKELRTHFEHVDDSLFAISMRQPKFSEDIYREINEVYFYIDKSLEEFSENGIYQGVSSQQYVLTGANNLADFLSDALDNLQNQSGMPMPGQGEGGMPMPDIIISQEELTKKMEKGMKKGEEGEKGKEGEKGKEGEKGSEGEDEGEGKNGKNGKDGKSGKGEQNGEGEDGDQNGTEGFSEDVNGELFKIYQEQQMLRQALEQRLEKEGLGESREARQLLRDMEEVEMDLINNGFTNQTLSKMKNLQHQLLKLENAALEQGQEQKRESQTNSKQFKNTTTNQLDKAKQYFNTTEILNKQTLPLQELYKQKAQQYFKQKND; translated from the coding sequence TTGAATAACTTTAATAATATACAGTCCAAATTAGAACAATTTATTAGAAAATATTACACTAATGAATTGATAAAAGGTGTCATTTTGTTTTTTAGTATTGGACTGCTGTACTTTCTTTTTACTTTGTTGATAGAACACTTTTTATGGCTGAATTCTTCTGCTAGAACGCTCTTGTTTTGGTTGTTTGTAGCAGTAGAATTAGCACTTTTTGTTAAATTTATTGTCTTTCCATTGGCTAAGTTATTCAAACTTCAAAAGGGGATTGGCTATAAAGAGGCATCAACAATAATTGGTAATCATTTTCCGGAAGTAAGTGATAAATTATTAAATGTATTACAACTTAAAGAGGAAGCAAATACATCAGAGTTGCTTTTAGCAAGTATTGATCAAAAGTCCAAAGCGCTGGATCCTATTCCGTTTAAATTAGCCGTTAACTTTAAACAAAATATTAAATATTTAAAATATGCTGCTATTCCTGTAGTAATATTAATTATTTCTGCTATTTCGGGTAAAATGAATTGGTTTAGCGACAGCTACGAGCGTGTGGTTAATTATCAAACGGCTTATGAGGCACCGGCGCCTTTTACGTTTTTTGTGTTGAATGAAGACTTACAGACGACAGAGAATAAAGAATTTAGGTTATTAGTAACGACTGAAGGAGATGTAATACCAGAAGAGGCGCAAATTACTTTTAACAACGAAACTTATTTTTTGCAACAACGCGAAACGGGAAGTTTTGAATATGTTTTCGAACAGCCAAGCCAAGAGATTACGTTTACATTAGCGGCTAATGGTGTGACCTCTAAACCGTATACCTTAAAGGTTGTTGAGGTACCAACATTACTTAGTTTTAATATGGTTTTAAATTATCCAGGGTACACCAATAAGCGGGATGAAATTTTGAAAGGGATAGGTAATGCGACAGTTCCGCAAGGAACAAAAGTGACATGGGAGTTAAAGACTAGGGCTACAAATCGGGTAGACTTAATAAGCTTGGATACAATAGCATTTGTAGGCTCTAAAATGGGTGTATTTAGTGCAACTAAACCCATTTTTAATAATTTTGATTATAATATTAGTACCAGCAATAAAGCGCTAAAAAATTATGAGAATTTGTCTTATAATATTCAAGTGATTAAAGATCAGTATCCGGAGCTTACTTTGGTGTCTAAAATGGATAGTTTGGACAAACAATCGTTATATTTTAAAGGACAGGTTAGTGATGATTATGGTTTGAGTAAACTACAATTAGTGTATTATCCTAGCGGTAATGAAGCGGAAAAGAAGGTCATGACGATTCCGGTGGCTAAAGCTAATTTTGATCAGTTTATAATTGCTTTTCCTAATACGCTAGTAATTGAAGAAGGGCTGTCGTACGATTTGTTTTTTCAGGTATTTGATAATGATGCTGTTAGTAAAAATAAGAGTACTAAAAGTGAAGTATTTACCTATAGGAAGCGAACGCAAGATGAAGAGGAACAAAAACAATTGCAAGAACAGAGCGAAACGATACAGAATTTAAATAAATCCTTAGAGACGTTTGATAAGCAACAAAAAGAATTGCAAGAATTGTCTAAAACTCAAAAAGAAAAATCTGAACTAAACTTTAATGATAAGAAAAAATTCGAAAATTTTCTGAAACGTCAAAAAGAACAAGATCAGATGATGAAACAGTTTAACAAAAAGTTGAAAGATAATTTAGAGGAATTTCAAAAGGATAAAGAGGAAAATGACGCATTTAAAGAGGATTTAAAGGAGCGTTTAAAAGATAATGAAGAACAACTTAAGAAACATGAGAAACTGCTTAAGGAGTTAGAAGAATTACGTGAAAAATTTAGTAAAGAAAAATTTTCGAAGAAGTTAGATAATTTGGCAAAGAAGGCTAAAAGTCAGAAGCGAAGTTTAGAGCAGTTAGTCGAGTTGACTAAACGGTATTATGTGACCAAAAAAATGGAGAAGATTGGTGACGACTTGGACAAATTGGCAAAGGAGCAAGATAAACTTGCTAATTCTAAAACGGAAGAGAATACAAAAGATAAACAGGATGATATCAATAAAAAGTTTGAAGCACTTCAGGAGCAATTAAAACAATTGGAAAAGGATAATAATGATTTGAAAAAACCAATGGATGTGCCGCGAAATGAAAATAATGAAGAAAATATTAAAAGTGAACAACAAGACGCTAGTGAAGATTTAAAAAGTAAAGAAGAATCGCAAGACCAGAAGGAGAAAAAACAGAAACAAGAATCTGCTAAGAAGAAACAGAAAAGTGCTGCTCAAAAAATGAAAAAAATGAGTATGAGTATGCAGATGCAAATGTCTGGAGCAGCCCAGGATCAGTTGGAAGAGGATATTGCAATGTTGCGTCAAATACTCGATAATTTGGTTGTTTTTTCAATGGATCAAGAAAGCTTAATGAATAAGTTTAAGGGTATTGAAATTAATCATAACGAATATGCTACTTATTTAAAAAAACAAAAGGAGCTCCGTACACATTTTGAACATGTCGATGATAGCTTGTTTGCAATATCAATGCGACAGCCAAAATTTTCTGAAGATATTTATAGAGAGATTAACGAAGTTTATTTTTATATAGATAAATCGCTTGAAGAGTTTTCGGAAAATGGAATTTATCAAGGCGTGTCTTCTCAGCAATATGTTTTAACTGGAGCTAATAATTTAGCTGATTTTTTGAGTGATGCGTTAGATAATTTGCAAAACCAAAGTGGTATGCCTATGCCTGGTCAAGGTGAAGGAGGTATGCCTATGCCGGATATTATTATTAGTCAAGAGGAATTGACTAAAAAAATGGAAAAAGGGATGAAGAAGGGAGAAGAAGGAGAGAAAGGTAAAGAAGGCGAAAAAGGTAAAGAAGGAGAGAAAGGAAGTGAAGGAGAAGATGAAGGTGAGGGAAAGAATGGTAAAAATGGAAAGGATGGTAAATCTGGTAAAGGTGAGCAGAATGGTGAAGGTGAAGATGGAGATCAAAATGGGACGGAAGGGTTTAGTGAAGATGTAAATGGTGAGCTGTTTAAAATTTACCAAGAACAACAGATGTTACGTCAGGCGCTTGAACAACGTCTAGAAAAAGAAGGATTGGGAGAGAGTAGAGAAGCAAGACAATTGTTAAGAGATATGGAAGAGGTGGAGATGGATTTGATAAATAATGGTTTTACGAATCAAACATTAAGTAAAATGAAAAATTTACAACATCAATTGTTAAAGTTAGAAAATGCGGCTTTGGAACAAGGTCAAGAACAAAAACGTGAATCTCAAACTAATTCTAAACAATTTAAGAATACGACGACTAATCAATTGGATAAAGCAAAACAATATTTTAACACCACAGAAATATTGAATAAGCAAACATTACCTTTGCAAGAATTATATAAACAAAAAGCACAACAGTACTTTAAACAGAAAAATGATTAG
- the ybeY gene encoding rRNA maturation RNase YbeY, with the protein MISFNYEIDFKGLEDTKISKWISTIINKENCKEDEINYVFCDDDYLHKLNVEFLQHDTLTDVISFDYSVGKTLQGDIFISIERVEDNAKDFEVEFVDELHRVIIHGILHYCGYKDKTEADATLMRSKENEALEILKAM; encoded by the coding sequence ATGATTAGTTTTAATTACGAAATCGATTTTAAGGGTCTAGAAGACACTAAAATCTCTAAATGGATATCTACTATAATAAATAAGGAAAACTGCAAGGAGGACGAGATAAACTATGTGTTTTGTGACGACGATTATTTGCATAAATTAAATGTAGAGTTTTTACAGCACGATACTTTGACCGATGTTATTAGTTTTGATTACTCAGTAGGAAAAACGCTACAGGGCGATATTTTTATTTCTATTGAGCGAGTGGAAGATAATGCCAAAGATTTTGAGGTGGAATTTGTGGACGAGTTACATCGTGTAATCATTCATGGTATTTTGCATTATTGTGGTTACAAAGATAAAACAGAAGCTGACGCTACTTTAATGCGTAGCAAAGAAAATGAGGCTCTAGAAATATTGAAAGCCATGTAG
- the mnmG gene encoding tRNA uridine-5-carboxymethylaminomethyl(34) synthesis enzyme MnmG produces the protein MFNEVYDVIVVGAGHAGSEAAASAANMGSKTLLITMNLQNIAQMSCNPAMGGIAKGQIVREIDALGGYSGIVSDTSAIQFKMLNKSKGPAMWSPRVQSDRMRFAEDWRLILEQTKNLDFYQEMVSGLIVENGKVCGVTTSLGVKIRSKSVVLTNGTFLNGLIHIGDKNFGGGRAGERAATGITEQLVNLGFESGRMKTGTPPRVDGRSLDFSKMVEQPGDVNPEKFSFLDTTKPLTHQRSCHMSYTSEKVHDLLREGFDRSPMFNGRIKSLGPRYCPSIEDKINRFADKNRHQLFVEPEGWNTVEYYINGFSTSLPEDVQFKALRSVVGFENVKFFRPGYAIEYDYFPPTQLKHTLETKLIDGLFFAGQINGTTGYEEAASQGLMAGINAALKVQERDPFILKRDEAYIGVLVDDLITKGTEEPYRMFTSRAEYRTLLRQDNADIRLTPKGFDLGLASEKRLRRMEVKHNAAEKFVQFFRDTSVTPEEINPALEAKGSAAIRQQDKMFKMFARPNVTIEDMKEVSSVSRYIEDHNLDNEIIEQTEIQVKYSGYIAKEKSNADKLTRLENIKIPEGFDYSKLQSMSFEAREKLGKIQPVTISQASRISGVSPSDISVLLVYMGR, from the coding sequence ATGTTTAACGAAGTTTACGATGTGATTGTAGTTGGTGCTGGTCACGCAGGAAGTGAGGCGGCAGCGTCAGCTGCTAATATGGGAAGCAAGACTTTGCTTATTACTATGAATTTACAAAACATCGCACAGATGTCTTGTAACCCTGCGATGGGAGGAATAGCGAAAGGACAAATTGTTAGAGAGATTGATGCGCTTGGAGGTTATTCTGGAATTGTGAGTGATACTTCTGCGATTCAATTTAAGATGTTGAATAAATCTAAGGGACCTGCAATGTGGAGTCCAAGAGTGCAAAGTGATAGAATGCGTTTTGCAGAAGATTGGCGTTTGATTTTAGAACAAACAAAAAATCTTGATTTTTATCAAGAAATGGTTTCTGGGTTAATTGTTGAGAATGGAAAAGTTTGTGGGGTAACAACGTCTCTTGGTGTTAAGATTAGATCAAAATCTGTAGTACTTACAAATGGAACTTTTTTGAATGGTCTTATTCATATAGGTGATAAAAATTTTGGTGGAGGTAGAGCAGGTGAAAGAGCGGCAACTGGAATTACTGAGCAGTTGGTTAATTTAGGTTTTGAATCTGGTAGAATGAAAACAGGGACACCGCCAAGAGTAGATGGTCGATCTTTGGATTTCTCAAAAATGGTAGAACAACCTGGTGATGTTAATCCGGAAAAGTTTTCGTTTTTGGATACTACAAAACCATTAACGCATCAGCGTTCTTGTCACATGTCATATACAAGTGAAAAGGTTCATGATTTACTTCGTGAGGGATTTGATCGCTCACCAATGTTTAATGGTAGAATTAAAAGTTTAGGTCCAAGATATTGTCCTTCTATTGAAGATAAGATAAATCGTTTTGCGGATAAGAACAGACATCAATTATTCGTTGAACCAGAAGGATGGAATACTGTAGAATATTATATAAATGGTTTTTCTACATCGCTCCCAGAAGATGTTCAATTTAAAGCATTACGTTCTGTGGTTGGATTTGAAAATGTGAAATTTTTCAGACCAGGTTATGCAATCGAATATGATTATTTTCCACCGACGCAATTAAAACATACTTTAGAAACTAAGTTGATTGACGGCTTGTTTTTTGCAGGTCAAATTAATGGAACTACTGGATATGAAGAGGCGGCTTCTCAAGGTTTAATGGCGGGTATTAATGCGGCCTTGAAAGTTCAGGAACGCGATCCTTTTATTCTTAAAAGAGATGAAGCATATATCGGAGTATTGGTTGATGATTTAATTACGAAGGGAACAGAAGAGCCGTATCGTATGTTTACGTCGAGAGCAGAATACAGAACATTATTGCGCCAGGATAATGCCGATATTAGATTAACGCCAAAAGGTTTTGATTTAGGTTTGGCGTCAGAAAAACGGCTACGTCGCATGGAGGTGAAGCATAATGCCGCAGAGAAATTTGTTCAGTTTTTTAGAGATACTAGTGTGACTCCAGAGGAGATTAATCCCGCTTTGGAAGCTAAAGGTTCGGCTGCGATTAGACAACAAGATAAGATGTTTAAAATGTTTGCAAGACCTAATGTGACGATAGAGGATATGAAGGAGGTGTCTTCTGTTTCGAGGTATATTGAAGATCATAATCTGGATAATGAGATCATTGAGCAAACAGAAATTCAGGTTAAGTATTCGGGGTATATTGCTAAGGAAAAGAGTAATGCGGATAAGTTAACACGTCTAGAAAATATTAAGATACCTGAAGGTTTTGATTACTCTAAATTGCAATCTATGAGTTTTGAAGCAAGGGAAAAGCTGGGTAAAATACAACCGGTAACTATATCTCAGGCCTCAAGAATTAGCGGAGTTTCACCTTCTGATATTTCCGTTTTATTAGTGTATATGGGAAGATAG
- a CDS encoding class I SAM-dependent methyltransferase, with protein sequence MGKLSKIVLIVVSENGKKVLFKVKDHSVSGEEFHLLEHKKYGYLKTIPKPPLGKLGEYYQTEDYISHTDSRRNLFEMVYHAIRKVSLKRKLNLINSFELEGKTLLDFGSGTGDFLKTVQSNGWNVSGIEPNEAARGIANSKTNGSVFESKQLNTFEKKSFDVITLWHVLEHVPDLEEKIAVLKSLLKPNGVLLIAVPNYKSYDAEHYKQYWAAYDVPRHLWHFDQKSISNLFYSISMSVKKTIPMVFDSYYVSLLSEKYKSGGLTIFRAFRIGFVSNRKAKASGEYSSLIYVLKNS encoded by the coding sequence TTGGGTAAGCTATCTAAAATAGTATTGATTGTGGTAAGTGAAAATGGTAAAAAAGTGTTGTTTAAAGTAAAGGATCACTCTGTTTCTGGTGAAGAATTTCATTTGTTAGAACATAAAAAGTATGGCTATTTGAAGACAATCCCTAAACCGCCATTGGGTAAATTAGGTGAATATTATCAAACAGAAGACTATATTTCTCATACAGATTCTAGAAGAAACTTGTTTGAAATGGTGTATCATGCTATCCGAAAGGTGTCTTTAAAGCGTAAACTAAACCTGATTAATTCGTTCGAATTAGAGGGCAAAACGCTATTAGATTTTGGATCTGGGACTGGTGATTTCCTTAAAACTGTTCAAAGTAATGGTTGGAATGTTTCGGGAATTGAACCAAATGAGGCGGCTAGAGGTATAGCGAATAGTAAAACTAATGGTTCTGTTTTTGAATCAAAGCAACTAAATACGTTTGAAAAAAAGAGTTTTGATGTGATTACCTTGTGGCATGTACTAGAACATGTTCCAGATTTAGAAGAAAAGATAGCTGTTCTTAAGTCGTTACTTAAGCCAAATGGGGTGTTATTAATTGCTGTTCCTAACTATAAAAGTTACGACGCAGAGCATTATAAACAGTATTGGGCAGCGTATGATGTACCAAGACATTTATGGCATTTTGATCAAAAATCAATTTCAAATCTGTTTTATAGTATTAGTATGTCGGTTAAAAAAACGATACCTATGGTTTTTGATTCGTATTATGTGAGTCTTTTATCTGAAAAGTATAAATCGGGAGGCCTGACTATTTTTAGAGCATTTAGGATTGGATTTGTCTCAAATCGTAAAGCAAAGGCTTCAGGAGAGTATTCTTCATTGATTTATGTGCTAAAAAATAGCTAA
- a CDS encoding OmpH family outer membrane protein has protein sequence MKKIFGLLLVVSVFTSCQKQKIAFIDNGEVINKIQEKLDLEESYKKTLDKFNARRDSLGKDFQMEAQKFQMEAQSMPAQKAQAKYDELGQKQQMLQQRLQAEQQQISEPFQKDMDSLISKVKTYVNDYGKNNGYDYILGTSDASPSVLFGKKENDISTTIIEGLNASYKK, from the coding sequence ATGAAAAAAATATTTGGTTTACTATTAGTTGTGTCTGTTTTTACTTCTTGTCAAAAACAAAAAATTGCTTTTATTGATAATGGAGAAGTGATAAACAAGATTCAAGAAAAATTAGATTTAGAAGAGAGTTACAAAAAGACTCTAGATAAGTTTAATGCTAGAAGAGATAGTTTAGGAAAAGATTTTCAAATGGAAGCGCAAAAATTTCAAATGGAAGCACAAAGTATGCCAGCTCAAAAAGCTCAAGCTAAGTATGACGAGTTAGGTCAAAAGCAACAAATGTTGCAACAAAGACTTCAGGCGGAGCAACAGCAAATTTCAGAACCTTTTCAAAAAGATATGGATTCTTTAATTTCTAAGGTAAAAACGTATGTAAACGACTATGGTAAAAACAATGGTTATGATTATATATTAGGTACAAGTGACGCTAGTCCTTCTGTTTTATTTGGTAAGAAAGAGAATGATATTTCTACTACTATAATTGAAGGTTTAAATGCTTCTTATAAGAAATAG
- a CDS encoding DoxX family protein has product MDNLLNNITQIILLAFLAITFLQSGLDKALDWNGNITWLKAHFSKTFMANMVPLNVAIIFVLETIAGVLAIIGIYTIIVDNTTVFGYYSSILSAIVLLLLLFGQRVAKDYDGARTIVIYFIPTIIALYLLK; this is encoded by the coding sequence ATGGACAATCTTTTAAACAACATTACCCAAATAATATTATTAGCGTTTTTAGCCATCACTTTTTTACAGTCAGGATTGGATAAAGCATTAGATTGGAACGGTAATATTACATGGTTAAAAGCTCATTTTTCAAAAACATTTATGGCTAATATGGTGCCTTTAAATGTTGCTATTATATTTGTACTAGAAACTATTGCCGGAGTATTAGCGATCATTGGAATTTATACTATTATAGTAGACAATACTACCGTCTTTGGATACTATTCGTCTATTTTAAGCGCGATTGTGTTACTTTTATTATTATTTGGGCAGCGCGTAGCTAAAGATTATGATGGTGCAAGGACCATTGTTATATACTTCATACCAACCATTATTGCGTTGTACTTACTAAAGTAA